One window from the genome of Ciconia boyciana chromosome 8, ASM3463844v1, whole genome shotgun sequence encodes:
- the FEM1B gene encoding protein fem-1 homolog B — protein sequence MEGLAGYVYKAASEGRVLTLAALLLNRSESDIKYLLGYVSQHGGQRSTPLIIAARNGHTKVVRLLLEHYRVQTQQTGTVRFDGFVIDGATALWCAAGAGHFEVVKLLVSHGANVNHTTVTNSTPLRAACFDGRLDIVKYLVENNANISIANKYDNTCLMIAAYKGHTDVVRYLLEQHADPNAKAHCGATALHFAAEAGHLEIVRELVKWKAAMMVNGHGMTPLKVAAESCKADVVELLLAHADCDRRSRIEALELLGASFANDRENYDIMKTYHYLYLAMLERYRDSENIIEKEVLPQIEAYGNRTECRTPQELESIRQDRDALHMEGLIVRERILGSDNIDVSHPIIYRGAVYADNMEFEQCIKLWLHALHLRQKGNRNTHKDLLRFAQVFSQMIHLNEPVKAKDIESVLRCSVLEIEQGMSRIKTTQDSDIHTAMDNYECNIFTFLYLVCISTKTQCSEEDQSRINKQIYNLIHLDPRTRDGSSLLHHAVNSSTPVDDFHTNDVCSFPNALVTKLLLDCGADVNAVDNEGNSPLHIIVQYHRPISDFLTLHSIIISLVEAGAHTDMTNKQKKTPLDKSTTGVSEILLKTQMKLSLKCLAARAVRIYNISYQNQIPRTLEEFVKFH from the exons aTGGAGGGCCTGGCCGGGTACGTGTACAAGGCGGCGAGCGAGGGGCGAGTGCTGACCCTGGCCGCGCTGCTGCTCAACCGCTCCGAGAGTGACATCAAATACCTGCTGGGCTACGTCAGCCAGCACGGCGGGCAGCGCTCCACCCCGCTCATCATCGCCGCCCGCAACGGGCACACCAAGGTGGTCCGCCTGCTCCTCGAGCACTACCGCGTGCAGACCCAGCAGACCGGCACGGTCCGCTTCGACGG CTTTGTCATTGATGGAGCCACAGCTCTCTGGTGTGCAGCAGGAGCCGGCCACTTTGAAGTAGTCAAATTGCTGGTGAGTCACGGCGCCAACGTGAATCACACTACGGTGACCAATTCGACTCCCCTGAGGGCTGCGTGTTTCGATGGCAGGCTGGACATTGTGAAATACCTGGTAGAAAACAATGCCAACATCAGCATTGCCAACAAGTATGACAACACTTGCCTTATGATTGCGGCTTACAAAGGCCACACGGACGTGGTGAGGTACCTCCTCGAGCAGCATGCCGATCCCAACGCCAAAGCCCACTGCGGTGCCACGGCGTTGCACTTCGCGGCCGAAGCCGGCCACTTGGAAATAGTGAGGGAGCTGGTCAAGTGGAAGGCGGCGATGATGGTGAACGGCCATGGGATGACTCCCCTGAAAGTCGCTGCCGAGAGCTGCAAGGCCGATGTTGTAGAGCTGCTGCTTGCTCACGCCGACTGCGACAGGAGAAGCCGGATTGAAGCTCTGGAACTTCTGGGTGCCTCATTTGCAAATGACAGAGAGAACTATGATATAATGAAGACTTACCACTATTTATATTTAGCCATGCTGGAGAGGTACCGAGACAGCGAGAATATAATTGAAAAAGAAGTTCTTCCACAAATTGAAGCTTACGGAAACAGGACTGAATGCAGGACTCCTCAGGAATTAGAGTCTATTAGGCAGGACAGAGATGCCCTTCACATGGAAGGCCTCATTGTGCGAGAAAGAATTCTGGGCTCGGACAATATCGATGTTTCTCACCCCATTATTTACCGGGGGGCTGTTTATGCAGATAACATGGAGTTTGAACAGTGTATCAAGCTGTGGCTCCATGCATTGCATCTAAGGCAAAAAGGCAACAGGAACACTCATAAGGACCTCCTGAGGTTTGCTCAAGTCTTTTCTCAGATGATACACTTAAACGAGCCTGTTAAAGCCAAGGACATCGAGAGCGTTCTGAGGTGCAGCGTCTTGGAAATAGAGCAAGGCATGTCCCGGATCAAAACCACCCAAGACTCTGACATCCACACAGCCATGGACAACTACGAATGCAACATTTTTACCTTTCTCTACTTAGTCTGCATCTCTACCAAGACCCAGTGCAGTGAAGAGGATCAGTCACGAATCAACAAACAGATTTATAACCTGATTCACCTCGATCCCCGAACTCGGGATGGCTCCAGTTTGCTGCATCACGCTGTCAATTCCAGTACACCGGTTGATGACTTCCACACGAATGATGTCTGCAGCTTTCCTAACGCACTTGTCACGAAACTCTTGCTAGATTGTGGTGCTGACGTAAACGCTGTGGACAACGAAGGAAACAGTCCGCTCCACATCATTGTCCAATACCACAGGCCCATCAGTGACTTCTTGACGCTGCATTCCATCATCATTAGCCTGGTGGAGGCTGGTGCTCATACAGACATGACgaataagcagaagaaaaccccTCTTGATAAAAGTACAACAGGGGTGTCTGAAATACTCCTTAAAACTCAAATGAAGCTGAGTCTCAAGTGCCTGGCTGCCCGAGCAGTACGGATCTATAACATCAGCTACCAAAACCAGATCCCCAGAACTCTGGAAGAGTTTGTGAAGTTTCACTAG
- the CLN6 gene encoding ceroid-lipofuscinosis neuronal protein 6: MQGAARRRPFPAAAAGSPQPAGPLYPGRHGAVKNEDTFKTSPFHFDLWFYFTLQNWVLDFGRPIAMIILPLEWFPLNKPSAGDYFHMAYNVITPFLLLKLIERSPKTLPRSMVYVSIIMFVMGASIHLVGDSVNHRLIFSGYQHHLSVRENPIIKNLKPETLIDSFELLYYYDEYLGHSMWYIPFFLILFIYFTGCFTPVEEESRMPVPALLLTGPSSLYYWYLVTEGQIFILYIFTFFAMMALVMHQKRKGLVLDSNGLFLFYSFIITLVLIAVWVVWLWDDKILRKKYPGVIYIPEPWAFYTLHMNNLHAAKESL, translated from the exons ATGcagggcgcggcgcggcggcggccgttcccggcggcggccgcgggctcCCCCCAGCCCGCCGGGCCCCTCTACCCGGGCAG GCATGGAGCGGTCAAGAACGAAGACACCTTCAAGACCTCCCCGTTTCATTTTGATCTGTGGTTCTACTTCACTCTGCAGAACTGGGTGCTGGACTTTGGGCGTCCCATTGCGATG aTAATTCTACCTTTGGAGTGGTTTCCTCTAAACAAACCGAGTGCTGGAGATTATTTCCACATGGCTTACAATGTTATCACACCCTTTCTTCTGCTAAAG CTCATCGAGAGATCCCCCAAGACCTTACCGAGATCCATGGTCTACGTCAGCATCATCATGTTTGTCATGGGAGCCAGCATCCACTTGGTCGGAGACTCCGTAAACCACCGCCTGATTTTCAGTGGCTACCAGCACCATCTGTCTGTAAGAGAGAATCCCATCATCAAGAACCTGAAGCCAGAGACACTG ATTGAttcctttgagctgctgtaCTACTACGATGAATATTTAGGTCATTCGATGTG GTACATCCCTTTTTTCCTGATACTGTTTATATATTTCACCGGCTGCTTCACCCCTGTTGAAGAGGAGAGCAGGATGCCAGTGCCTGCCTTGCTTCTGACGGGGCCCAGCAGCCTTTACTACTG gTATCTTGTGACGGAGGGTCAGATTTTCATCCTctacattttcactttctttgccATGATGGCTTTAGTGATGCACCAGAAACGCAAAGGACTCGTCCTGGACAGCAATGggctttttctcttctactcCTTCATCATAACGCTGGTCCTCATTGCTGTTTGGGTGGTTTGGCTGTGGGATGACAAAATTCTCAGGAAGAAGTACCCTGGCGTGATCTATATCCCCGAGCCGTGGGCATTTTACACCCTGCACATGAACAACCTCCATGCAGCAAAGGAAAGTTTATAA
- the CALML4 gene encoding calmodulin-like protein 4 — protein MAVMRCLGASPTPGEVQRHLHLHKMDRNAELDFSTFLNIMYRQMKQEEPEREILTALSMIDRQKRGVITVSELRAKLTRLGEKLSEEEVDDLLKEAKVGPNGTIKYEEFVRIICLPTVNY, from the exons ATGGCAGTGATGCGGTGCCTGGGAGCCAGCCCGACACCAGGAGAGGTGCAGAGACACCTGCACTTGCACAAGATGG ACAGAAATGCGGAGTTGGATTTCTCCACTTTCCTGAATATAATGTACAGGCAAATGAAGCAAGAGGAACCCGAGAGGGAAATCCTCACAGCCCTGTCCATGATAGACAGGCAGAAGAGAGGCGTTATCACCGTTTCGGAGCTGAGAGCCAAACTTACAAGACTAGGAGAAAAGCTTTCCGAGGAAGAAG TTGATGACCTGCTAAAAGAAGCCAAAGTTGGACCAAATGGAacaataaaatatgaagaatttGTCCGCATCATTTGTCTTCCTACAGTCAACtactaa
- the LOC140655534 gene encoding uncharacterized protein, with product MRPPRGQPPPGPGRPLRAGAPAARPGPAAHPRRRRRAAAPAAAPQRGREPAARPPAPPYGGGPESGEARTGPPPLRQPQRAAPRRAARGAPVRVAGRALPAARRARASAAAPPRRRLRKRNRKRRALSRFPPATGGSARTFRGAGGTGPRRGARRLPFPGHPGAAWPLSGRGLHGLASPALLGWPGTGPGPLGSDSKGPAAFIASAVTTPTSLSCPVSAHAGASSLVSGTPLPASLHACQLNRELNAAHLLGRLSFPLYGSSPTDLQEVPHAETSYVRPIKAPPLLCGKFCAGRAVHYVWEQRPGCAAGVAKRSPGEARGKRVRPRSALRCSVKEDQLLTATYACKVQRDKQGSCCGCHSCSLMAERVREEAPMLPPSLLAATLSRETEVSVLQLLGASSTWCVQLTVVWTTIPQRKAMVQPQGNGDETYHT from the exons ATGCGGCCCCCTCGGGGCCAGCcgccccccgggcccggccggccccTCCGGGCCGGCG cccccgccgcccgccccgggcccgcgGCCCAtccccggcgccgccgccgcgcagctGCCCCGGCCGCGGCGCCGCAGCGGGGACGCGAacccgcggcccggccgccggcaCCGCCCTACGGGGGGGGCCCGGAGAGCGGCGAGGCGCGGAccgggccgccgccgctccgccaGCCGCAgagggccgcgccgcgccgcgccgcgcgcGGGGCACCGGTACGGGTCGCCGGAAGGGCCCTGCCGGCCGCGCGGCGGGCACGGGCctccgccgccgctccgccccgccgccgaCTCCGGAAGCGAAACCGGAAGCGCCGCGCCCTCTCCCGCTTCCCCCCGGCAACTGGTGGCAGCGCACGGACGTTCCGGGGCGCGGGCGGCACAGGACCGCGGCGGGGAGCGAGGCGGCTCCCTTTccccgggcaccccggggcCGCATGGCCCCTGTCCGGCCGGGGGCTGCACGGCCTCGCCTCGCCTGCCCTCCTCGGGTGGCCTGGCACTGGGCCGGGCCCTCTTGGCTCCGATTCG aagggaCCAGCAGCTTTCATCGCCTCGGCCGTGACCACCCCAACAAGCCTGTCGTGCCCAGTCTCGGCACACGCAGGAGCTTCGTCCTTGGTTTCGGGGACGCCATTACCAGCCTCGCTGCACGCGTGCCAGCTGAACCGAGAGCTAAATGCAGCCCACCTGCTTGGCcgcctctcctttcctctgtaCGGATCATCTCCCACAGACCTTCAGGAGGTGCCCCATGCTGAGACCAGCTACGTGAGACCAATAAAGGCCCCG CCGCTGCTTTGTGGAAAGTTTTGTGCAGGCCGGGCTGTGCATTATGTATGGGAGCAGCGGCCTGGCTGCGCAGCCGGCGTTGCCAAAAGGAGCCCTGGAGAGGCGAGAGGGAAGCGAGTCAGGCCGCGGTCAGCTCTGCGGTGTTCAGTCAAGGAGGATCAGCTTTTAACAGCCACGTACGCGTGTAAGGTGCAGCGCGACAAGCAGGGTTCATG CTGCGGGTGCCACTCGTGTTCCCTCATGGCAGAGAGGGTCCGTGAGGAAGCACCGATGCTGCCACCGTCCCTCCTGGCGGCAACGCTGAGCAGAGAGACCGAGGTCTCTGTTCTGCAGCTTCTTGGAGCCTCCTCAACGTGGTGTGTCCAGCTCACTGTGGTCTGGACCACGATTCCTCAGCGGAAGGCGATGGTGCAGCCTCAA GGTAATGGAGACGAGACCTACCACACGTAG